In the Helianthus annuus cultivar XRQ/B chromosome 11, HanXRQr2.0-SUNRISE, whole genome shotgun sequence genome, one interval contains:
- the LOC110891844 gene encoding uncharacterized protein LOC110891844 gives MDRIRIKKALTDQHKAYRSHIEHFWQNAKFIADPPSIQSFVKVGNEDVEVVITEDLIRRVLDFGDRPEDPTGYPARMVKGCFYRMGYTGHVNETNFSKAEARARKAVAGSEAANANKGKEKVDAVPEIRPEPEAEPESEPVDITQFVLIGEAYDVSYET, from the exons ATGGATCGTATACGCATCAAGAAGGCGCTTACGGATCAACATAAAGCTTATCGATCGCACATTGAACACTTCTGGCAAAACGCCAAATTCATCGCTGATCCACCATCGATTCAGTCATTTGTAAAAGTTGGAAACGAGGACGTTGAGGTGGTGATTACAGAGGATTTGATCAGGAGGGTGTTAGATTTCGGTGATCGACCTGAAGATCCAACAGGTTATCCTGCAAGGATGGTCAAAGGTTGTTTTTATAGGATGGGTTACACCGGACATGTCAACGAAACAAATTTCTCAA AAGCTGAAGCACGAGCACGAAAAGCTGTTGCTGGATCTGAAGCTGCTAATGCTAATAAGGGAAAGGAAAAGGTGGATGCTGTACCTGAAATCAGACCCGAGCCTGAAGCAGAACCTGAATCTGAACCGGTTGATATCACACAGTTTGTTCTCATTGGTGAAGCTTATGATGTGTCTTATGAGACATAA